The Methanobrevibacter boviskoreani JH1 genomic sequence AAGTAGACGAGATGTTATCTAAAGCAGGAGTATTTTACCTTGCAACAGTTGATGGAGATAAACCAAAAGTAAGACCATTAGGTTTTCATTTATTATATGGGGATAAGATCTATTTTGGAGTTGGAACTTTCAAAGGAGTATATAAACAATTAGAAGCAAATCCAAATGTGGAAATAGCTTCATGGGACGGAGAATGCTTTTTAAGGTACTATGGAACTGCAATTTTAGATGATAATGAGGCGGTTGTTGAAAAGGCATTTGAACTTATGCCGGATATAGCTGAAATGTACAGAACAAACGGCTGGCAAATGGGTGTATTCTATCTTGATGATGCAACTG encodes the following:
- a CDS encoding pyridoxamine 5'-phosphate oxidase family protein, which translates into the protein MSIEKVDEMLSKAGVFYLATVDGDKPKVRPLGFHLLYGDKIYFGVGTFKGVYKQLEANPNVEIASWDGECFLRYYGTAILDDNEAVVEKAFELMPDIAEMYRTNGWQMGVFYLDDATAEFRNMMEVEESYEFKY